One genomic window of Gossypium hirsutum isolate 1008001.06 chromosome D11, Gossypium_hirsutum_v2.1, whole genome shotgun sequence includes the following:
- the LOC107934591 gene encoding putative disease resistance protein RGA4, with product MAEAIASDIAAELIIKLSSRALSQVGLWWNLKHDIHDLRRTGCQIKAVLLDAEEKSVTDNLVKVWLEDLKDVLYDADDLLDDFSTEALRKDVSGGNKLTKEVRLFFSTSNQFAYGLKMGRKMKAIKARLASIEREANIFGFIPRDCPAETSFMTKRRQQTHSFEREDDIIGRDDDKAALLKFVLEFQSEENVYIIPIVGFGGLGKTALAQLVYNHEMVKNHFDLTMFACVSDDFDMKVIVANIIKSVTHQTPDQNLEMDQLQKQLRDKIDGKKYLLVLDDIWNEEPERWSRLKKLLMGGAKGSRIIVTTRSLRVAEITNKCQSHVLKLKGLSDDDAWSLFKKIVFEQGYADSTNSAFVEVGKQISERCGGVPLAIRTIAGTLSLKKTANEWHSFKENELAKISQIEGELLPILKLSYDHLPSHLKHCFAYCRLYPKDYRIKVQELVQIWIAQGFIKQLNQSQSLEEIGFGYFKDLVERSFFQEVGERYSWEGLTCKMHDLMHDLAESVAGMESSIVDSNKIASDVGEKCRHISINPLLIPSLIPLFKGKKLRSLLHFQDRKIQDFSYETWDLIIANCRCLRVLKLNSIGIQKISPSICKLKHLRYLDLSYNPGLKILPKSICKIQNLLALKLDGCTGLKELPKNIEKLVNLTHLGCEDCFSLTHMPRGIGKLTSLETLSRFVVDKDGSHGGADLSELRLLNNLRGELRITNLGFVKNAKEKFKAANLKEKQHLRSLVLEWRGGNRADEKSLEDLQPHPNLKELFIPGWRGDAEFPSWISFLTNLVHIKIMGLGSKFKHLPSFAQFPCLQDLEICDLTELEYMDDNSPKGSQGEPQSFFPSLKYLCLRDCPNMKSWWRTTKPIDDDSNEDDTTVMGTSTMAFPCLSSLNIRNCPLNLMPLYPSLDEYLMLSNTSSRPLKQTIKMNINAKAPSTSTSSLPLSKLKSFDVYNIEGLDTHTLDECLQHLTNLKRLTIGDCKEVDLDGMQWEPLKNLSCLEIDNFPKLVSLPIWLQHLVQLKTLRIHNCNGLRSLLPVFQHLTFLELFEVKDCKELELSGAGIQIFQDHTSLRLLWLENIPKCRHLPERLQHLTNLQQLYLVNLPNLTSLPDEMCCLTCLEYLQIQEIPLLEERCRKDIGADWQKIAHIPNIRLDQ from the exons ATGGCCGAAGCAATTGCTTCCGACATTGCCGCAGAGCTCATTATTAAGTTGAGCTCTCGTGCTCTCTCTCAAGTTGGGCTGTGGTGGAATCTAAAACATGACATCCACGACCTCAGACGCACTGGCTGTCAAATCAAAGCTGTGCTTCTTGACGCAGAAGAGAAATCGGTGACCGATAATCTCGTCAAAGTTTGGCTTGAAGATCTGAAAGATGTACTTTATGATGCCGACGACTTGCTCGATGATTTCTCTACTGAAGCTTTGCGGAAAGATGTATCGGGTGGGAACAAGCTGACGAAAGAGGTACGCCTTTTCTTCTCAACCTCAAACCAATTTGCTTATGGTCTCAAAATGGGTCGGAAAATGAAGGCCATTAAGGCGAGATTAGCTTCAATTGAAAGGGAGGCCAACATTTTTGGCTTCATTCCGCGTGATTGCCCCGCGGAAACTTCTTTCATGACTAAAAGGAGGCAGCAAACGCACTCTTTTGAGCGTGAAGATGACATAATAGGGAGGGATGATGATAAAGCAGCTCTTCTAAAATTCGTGTTGGAGTTTCAAAGTGAAGAGAATGTTTATATCATTCCAATTGTGGGGTTTGGAGGGTTAGGGAAGACTGCTTTGGCCCAACTTGTCTATAACCATGAGATGGTCAAAAACCATTTTGACTTAACGATGTTTGCGTGTGTTTCAGATGATTTTGATATGAAAGTTATTGTAGCAAACATTATCAAATCTGTGACTCATCAAACACCTGATCAAAATCTTGAAATGGATCAATTGCAAAAACAACTTCGAGATAAAATTGATGGGAAAAAATATTTGCTTGTTTTGGATGACATTTGGAATGAGGAACCAGAAAGGTGGTCTAGGCTAAAGAAGTTATTGATGGGTGGGGCTAAAGGGAGTAGGATAATAGTAACGACTCGATCTCTAAGGGTAGCGGAGATAACTAATAAATGTCAATCCCATGTTTTGAAATTGAAAGGCTTGTCTGATGATGATGCTTGGTCTTTGTTCAAAAAGATAGTATTTGAGCAAGGATATGCAGACTCAACAAATTCAGCCTTTGTGGAAGTAGGGAAACAGATTTCGGAAAGGTGTGGTGGGGTTCCCTTAGCCATAAGGACGATAGCTGGTACATTATCTTTGAAGAAAACTGCAAATGAGTGGCATTCTTTCAAAGAAAATGAACTTGCTAAAATATCACAAATTGAAGGAGAACTTCTACCTATACTGAAATTGAGTTATGATCATCTCCCGTCTCATTTGAAGCATTGCTTTGCTTATTGCCGATTGTATCCAAAAGATTACAGAATTAAAGTACAAGAGCTTGTTCAAATTTGGATTGCACAGGGTTTCATAAAGCAATTGAATCAAAGTCAATCTCTAGAGGAGATAGGGTTTGGGTATTTTAAAGATTTAGTTGAAAGAAGTTTCTTCCAAGAAGTAGGAGAAAGATATTCATGGGAAGGGCTAACATGTAAAATGCATGATTTAATGCATGATCTAGCTGAATCAGTAGCAGGGATGGAGAGTAGTATTGTAGATTCAAATAAAATTGCAAGTGATGTTGGTGAAAAATGTCGCCACATATCAATTAATCCTTTATTAATTCCTTCATTAATTCCTTTGTTTAAGGGAAAGAAGTTGCGAAGCTTGTTACATTTTCAAGACagaaaaattcaagatttcagCTATGAAACTTGGGATTTGATAATTGCAAATTGTAGATGCTTGCGTGTATTGAAATTGAATTCTATAGGTATTCAAAAGATTTCACCCTCCATTTGTAAGTTGAAACATTTGAGGTACCTGGATCTTTCTTATAATCCCGGACTTAAGATTCTCCCAAAGAGTATTTGCAAGATTCAGAATTTGCTAGCGCTGAAACTTGATGGGTGTACTGGGCTTAAAGAATTGCCAAAGAACATTGAAAAATTGGTGAATCTTACCCATCTTGGGTGTGAAGATTGTTTTAGTTTAACTCATATGCCACGTGGAATAGGGAAGCTGACTTCACTTGAGACGTTAAGCAGGTTTGTAGTGGATAAAGATGGGTCCCATGGCGGTGCAGATCTAAGTGAATTGAGACTGCTTAACAACTTAAGGGGAGAGTTAAGAATAACAAATTTGGGATTCGTAAAAAATGCAAAAGAGAAGTTTAAGGCTGCTAATTTGAAAGAGAAACAACATTTGAGATCGTTGGTTTTAGAATGGCGCGGTGGTAACCGTGCTGATGAGAAGTCACTTGAAGACCTCCAGCCCCATCCTAATCTCAAGGAGCTCTTTATTCCAGGATGGAGGGGTGATGCTGAGTTTCCAAGTTGGATTTCTTTTCTCACAAATCTGGTCCATATTAAAATAATGGGTCTTGGTAGTAAATTCAAACATCTCCCATCCTTTGCTCAATTTCCTTGTCTTCAAGATTTGGAAATTTGTGATTTAACTGAGCTGGAGTACATGGATGATAATAGCCCAAAAGGAAGTCAAGGAGAACCACAATCATTCTTCCCATCGCTTAAGTATCTTTGCCTACGGGATTGCCCAAATATGAAGAGTTGGTGGAGGACTACAAAACCAATCGATGATGATTCCAACGAGGACGACACAACAGTTATGGGAACATCAACCATGGCATTTCCTTGTCTTTCCTCTTTAAACATTAGAAATTGCCCTTTGAATTTAATGCCACTGTATCCATCACTCGATGAATATCTAATGTTGTCGAATACCAGTTCAAGGCCGTTAAAGCAGACTATCAAGATGAACATCAATGCTAAGGCCCCATCAACTTCAACCTCTTCTCTTCCACTCTCCAAATTGAAATCTTTCGATGTATACAACATTGAGGGGTTGGACACTCACACGCTAGATGAGTGCCTGCAACATCTCACCAACCTCAAAAGATTAACAATAGGAGATTGCAAGGAGGTTGATTTAGATGGCATGCAATGGGAACCCCTGAAGAATCTCTCTTGTTTGGAGATTGATAATTTTCCAAAGCTGGTGTCTCTCCCCATTTGGCTTCAACATCTTGTTCAATTGAAAACATTAAGAATTCATAACTGCAATGGATTGAGGTCACTGCTTCCTGTGTTCCAACACCTCACTTTCCTTGAACTGTTTGAAGTAAAGGACTGCAAGGAGCTGGAGTTATCTGGAGCTGGCATCCAAATATTCCAAGATCATACAAGCCTACGCCTTCTATGGCTGGAAAATATTCCAAAGTGTCGGCATCTTCCGGAGCGGCTTCAACATCTAACAAATCTGCAACAGCTTTATCTCGTTAATTTGCCCAATTTAACATCTCTTCCGGACGAGATGTGTTGCCTAACCTGTTTGGAGTATTTACAAATACAAGAAATTCCTCTGTTGGAGGAAAGATGTCGGAAGGACATTGGCGCTGATTGGCAAAAGATTGCTCACATCCCCAACATTCGGTTGGATCAG TAA